One stretch of Akkermansia sp. RCC_12PD DNA includes these proteins:
- a CDS encoding ABC transporter ATP-binding protein — translation MSEPLLEIKNLVTGFETESGLLKAVDGVSFTVPKGSCVGIVGESGCGKSVTAMSIVRLLPQPMGKILDGEILFQGRDLVQAKETDMHGIRGRHIGVIFQEPMTALNPVHSIGRQIGESLMLHRGLNAREARDAAIQLLQRVRIPAPEQRVDEFPHQLSGGMRQRVVIAIALACHPELIIADEPTTALDVTVQAQILSLLKDLQAEMGSSSILITHDLGVIAQSCDSVVVMYAGRVVEKAPVRALFSNPLHAYTRGLLASIPQLSSVRKTKLPTIPGQVASIADFVPGCRFCQRQGVPAEELTERPPLVEVTPGHFVEACPRCANL, via the coding sequence GTGAGCGAACCCCTGTTGGAAATCAAGAACCTGGTCACCGGATTCGAGACGGAATCCGGCCTGCTGAAAGCGGTGGACGGCGTCAGCTTCACCGTCCCCAAGGGCTCTTGCGTAGGCATCGTGGGGGAATCCGGCTGTGGCAAGAGCGTCACGGCCATGTCCATCGTCCGCCTTCTGCCCCAGCCCATGGGGAAAATCCTGGACGGGGAAATCCTGTTCCAGGGACGCGACCTGGTCCAAGCCAAGGAAACGGACATGCACGGCATCCGCGGCAGGCACATCGGCGTCATCTTCCAGGAACCCATGACGGCCCTGAATCCCGTGCACAGCATAGGGCGGCAAATAGGGGAATCCCTGATGCTCCACCGCGGCCTGAACGCCAGGGAAGCGCGCGACGCCGCCATCCAGCTCCTGCAGCGCGTCCGCATTCCCGCTCCGGAACAGCGCGTGGACGAATTCCCGCACCAGCTCTCCGGCGGCATGCGCCAGCGCGTCGTCATCGCCATCGCCCTGGCCTGCCATCCGGAACTCATCATTGCGGACGAACCCACCACGGCGCTGGACGTCACGGTGCAGGCGCAGATACTTTCCCTGCTCAAGGACCTTCAGGCGGAAATGGGCTCCTCCTCCATCCTCATCACGCACGACCTGGGCGTCATCGCCCAGAGCTGTGACTCCGTCGTGGTCATGTATGCCGGACGTGTGGTGGAAAAAGCCCCGGTCCGGGCACTCTTCTCCAATCCGCTCCATGCCTATACCAGGGGGTTGCTGGCCTCCATCCCGCAATTAAGCTCCGTGCGCAAGACCAAGCTGCCCACCATCCCCGGCCAGGTGGCCTCCATTGCGGACTTCGTGCCCGGCTGCCGCTTCTGCCAGCGGCAGGGCGTGCCTGCGGAGGAACTGACGGAACGCCCGCCCCTGGTGGAAGTGACCCCCGGGCACTTCGTGGAAGCCTGCCCCCGCTGCGCCAACCTTTAA
- a CDS encoding ABC transporter permease subunit, which translates to MVRKLAYLLIILAVLTAAGELCGLLLPTLSWPFTVSREMSMLHIVCADQNSSGLLMPQGKFLWFGWACVLVMAGAGLWIRLKGPRRFRPTPITKRRLQRFKSISRGYVSLVILLALTLLACMDQCLVGKRALLVIQDGSWYFPAIMRKVYKGSTFGQTGDFADAEANYRELKKQAGQPGKPSLVVMPLVPYDPTGDSTNPGSEALVVNEEGLVCESDGKPYSGLASRLHKDEEALPHISYKFRKGKKVDRATGWLEDRTEVYSATYENNKIVAEHYNGPGTKEDFLKQTDENKISRIFYHPAPPLKGGHLLGTNTQGADILAYLYGGLQVNMKAAIFYLPIVYFIGITFGMMMGYFGGMFDLGMQRLIEIFSQVPFLFIIMIISDMVPLQMKGMFLIISLLIMFGWMSMTYQLRTSTMKEKARDYVAAARVVGASTNRILFVHILPNLVAILVTLVPFSVSALILALASLDYLGFGLPDTYASWGRLLNDGLADLSASWVVTSAFSALVITLLLVTFIGEAVREAFDPKKFTTYK; encoded by the coding sequence ATGGTTAGAAAACTGGCATACCTTCTCATCATCCTGGCGGTCCTCACCGCCGCGGGCGAGCTGTGCGGGCTGCTCCTCCCCACGCTGAGCTGGCCCTTCACTGTCTCGCGGGAAATGAGCATGCTTCACATCGTCTGCGCGGACCAGAACAGCAGCGGCCTCCTGATGCCTCAGGGGAAATTCCTGTGGTTCGGCTGGGCCTGCGTGCTGGTCATGGCCGGAGCGGGCCTCTGGATCAGGCTGAAAGGACCGCGCCGGTTCCGCCCCACGCCGATCACCAAAAGACGCCTCCAAAGGTTCAAAAGCATTTCCCGCGGCTACGTCTCCCTGGTCATCCTGCTGGCCCTGACGCTGCTGGCCTGCATGGACCAGTGTCTGGTGGGAAAAAGGGCGCTTCTGGTCATCCAGGATGGCTCCTGGTATTTCCCTGCCATCATGCGCAAGGTGTACAAGGGTTCTACCTTCGGCCAGACCGGGGACTTTGCGGATGCGGAAGCCAATTACCGGGAACTGAAAAAACAGGCGGGACAGCCGGGAAAACCCTCTTTGGTCGTCATGCCCCTCGTCCCCTACGATCCCACGGGAGATTCCACCAATCCCGGTTCGGAAGCCTTGGTCGTGAATGAAGAGGGGCTGGTCTGCGAATCCGATGGCAAACCGTACTCCGGTCTTGCTTCCCGCCTGCACAAGGATGAAGAGGCCCTGCCGCACATCAGCTACAAATTCCGCAAGGGAAAAAAGGTGGACCGCGCCACCGGATGGCTGGAGGACAGGACGGAAGTGTACAGCGCCACCTACGAGAACAACAAGATTGTGGCTGAACACTACAACGGCCCCGGCACCAAGGAGGACTTCCTGAAACAGACGGATGAAAACAAAATCAGCCGCATTTTCTACCACCCGGCCCCGCCCCTCAAGGGCGGCCACCTGCTGGGCACCAACACGCAGGGGGCGGACATCCTGGCCTACCTGTACGGCGGCCTTCAGGTCAACATGAAAGCCGCCATCTTCTACCTGCCCATCGTGTACTTCATCGGCATCACCTTCGGGATGATGATGGGGTATTTCGGCGGCATGTTTGATCTCGGCATGCAGCGCCTCATAGAAATCTTCTCCCAGGTACCCTTCCTTTTCATCATCATGATCATCTCGGATATGGTGCCCCTGCAGATGAAAGGCATGTTCCTGATTATCAGCCTGCTGATCATGTTCGGGTGGATGTCCATGACCTACCAGCTCCGAACCTCCACCATGAAGGAAAAGGCGCGGGACTACGTGGCGGCGGCGCGCGTGGTGGGGGCGTCCACCAACCGCATCCTCTTTGTCCACATCCTGCCGAACCTGGTTGCCATTCTGGTCACGCTGGTGCCGTTCAGCGTCTCCGCCCTGATCCTGGCCCTGGCATCCCTGGACTATCTCGGCTTCGGCCTTCCGGACACCTATGCAAGCTGGGGGCGCCTGCTGAATGACGGCCTTGCGGACCTTTCCGCCTCCTGGGTGGTTACCTCCGCCTTCTCCGCCCTGGTCATCACTCTGCTGCTCGTCACCTTCATCGGGGAGGCCGTCCGCGAAGCCTTCGACCCAAAAAAATTCACCACTTACAAATAA
- a CDS encoding 2-dehydropantoate 2-reductase, which translates to MKIAILGAGALGCYYGARLQESGQDVSFIVRSEYDYLKEHGLEVKSLHGNISLPRIKVYREASEVGPVDLVVVAWKSTANAGFAKALPPLMGPDTVVATLQNGMGNAEEIARIIPSDRIYVGLCFICAMREEPGHINHLEGGNIQFAPFVPSPKGSAKAQELSALFAGAGIKTRAFDNAEQIQWYKLVWNIPFNGLCLALGGISIAELYKNPENVARVRRIMEEVVRAAKARGHTLPDDLVEFHLSRTESMGAFIPSSAVDYNEGRPIEYTAIWGDPLAKAHQAGASVPEWEQLDRDIRQRLKMD; encoded by the coding sequence ATGAAAATAGCCATTCTGGGAGCCGGGGCGCTCGGCTGCTATTACGGAGCCAGACTTCAGGAATCCGGCCAGGACGTATCGTTCATCGTACGCTCGGAATACGACTACCTGAAAGAACACGGTCTGGAAGTGAAAAGCCTGCACGGGAACATTTCGCTGCCCCGCATCAAGGTATACCGGGAAGCGTCGGAAGTCGGTCCGGTGGATCTCGTCGTCGTCGCCTGGAAAAGCACGGCCAATGCGGGATTTGCCAAGGCCCTCCCTCCCTTGATGGGACCGGACACGGTGGTAGCCACTCTCCAGAACGGCATGGGAAACGCGGAGGAAATCGCCCGTATTATCCCGTCGGACCGCATTTACGTGGGCCTGTGCTTCATCTGCGCCATGCGGGAGGAACCGGGCCACATCAACCATTTGGAAGGCGGCAACATTCAATTCGCACCGTTCGTACCGTCACCGAAGGGCTCCGCAAAGGCGCAGGAACTTTCCGCTCTCTTTGCCGGGGCGGGCATCAAGACACGCGCCTTTGACAACGCGGAACAGATCCAGTGGTACAAGCTCGTCTGGAACATACCGTTCAACGGGCTCTGCTTGGCGCTGGGGGGCATCAGCATCGCGGAACTCTACAAAAACCCGGAAAACGTCGCCCGTGTCCGCCGCATCATGGAAGAAGTGGTCCGGGCCGCCAAAGCCCGCGGCCACACGTTGCCGGACGACCTGGTCGAATTCCACCTTTCCCGCACGGAAAGCATGGGAGCTTTCATCCCGTCCAGCGCCGTGGACTACAACGAAGGACGCCCCATCGAATACACGGCCATCTGGGGCGATCCCCTCGCTAAAGCCCATCAGGCCGGAGCCTCCGTACCCGAATGGGAACAACTGGACAGGGATATCCGCCAGCGCCTGAAAATGGATTAG
- a CDS encoding DUF2075 domain-containing protein, with product MPLVVCSDAPSVPYQLISDDDHIYRPILCNENSLGPILKELTDQLSDKPFSFDQWLSSPYKPTPTIIEAAQALYRGHDVKEIARSDAGASNLNQTTETINRIINDSKKNHEKSICFITGVPGAGKTLVGLNIANERHQYDEGEHAVFLSGNGPLVSVLREALARDEVERSDQKITKTDAERKSSVFIQNIHHFRDNALNKPDQAPLEKVAIFDEAQRAWTQEKTAKFMKERNVFSWEMSEPEFLISAMDRHDDWAVIICLIGGGQEIHTGEAGLPAWFDALKNRFPHWKVYVSRQISDEEYTRGLELEKFFNGLNYYPERDLHLAVSLRSFRSEQVSDFVKSLLDNDLPRAQNLYSQLKYKYPIVMTRSLEKARNWIYSKAGGTERYGLIASSGAKRLRQFGICVQSTIQAKNWFLNNKEDVRSSYFLEDTATEFDIQGLEIDWSLVAWDADYRMENGSFKPYNFSGSKWKMVRNQDAQLYLKNTYRVLLTRARQGFVIFIPEGSDTDFTRQHSFYDGIYQYLKEVGITELS from the coding sequence GTGCCACTCGTTGTTTGTAGTGATGCCCCTTCTGTTCCATACCAGCTTATCTCTGATGATGACCATATTTATCGCCCTATTCTGTGTAATGAAAATTCATTAGGCCCAATCTTAAAAGAGTTAACTGACCAACTATCTGATAAGCCATTCTCTTTTGATCAGTGGCTTTCATCTCCATATAAGCCTACGCCCACGATCATTGAAGCAGCTCAAGCTTTATACCGTGGGCATGATGTTAAAGAAATCGCACGCAGTGATGCAGGAGCTTCTAATCTGAATCAGACCACAGAAACTATTAACCGTATCATCAATGATAGTAAAAAGAACCATGAAAAATCGATCTGCTTTATCACTGGTGTGCCGGGGGCAGGAAAGACCTTAGTGGGCCTCAATATTGCTAATGAACGACACCAATATGATGAAGGAGAACATGCTGTCTTTCTTTCTGGTAATGGCCCGCTAGTATCGGTGTTACGAGAAGCTCTTGCCCGAGATGAAGTTGAGCGTTCTGATCAAAAAATAACTAAAACTGATGCTGAAAGAAAATCCTCTGTTTTCATTCAGAATATTCACCATTTCCGTGACAATGCTCTCAACAAACCAGACCAAGCTCCTCTTGAAAAGGTAGCGATTTTTGACGAAGCACAGCGTGCTTGGACACAAGAAAAAACGGCCAAGTTCATGAAAGAACGTAACGTTTTCTCTTGGGAGATGTCCGAACCTGAGTTTCTCATCAGTGCGATGGATCGCCACGATGATTGGGCTGTGATCATCTGTTTAATTGGTGGTGGCCAAGAAATACATACCGGAGAAGCTGGATTACCAGCCTGGTTTGATGCCCTTAAAAATCGTTTCCCTCATTGGAAAGTTTATGTGTCACGTCAAATCTCTGATGAGGAATACACACGTGGGCTGGAACTTGAAAAATTTTTTAACGGATTAAATTACTATCCAGAAAGAGATTTACATCTAGCTGTGTCTCTCCGCTCTTTCCGCAGTGAACAAGTCTCAGATTTTGTAAAATCACTTTTGGATAATGACTTGCCAAGGGCACAGAATCTTTATTCCCAATTAAAGTATAAATATCCTATTGTAATGACGCGCAGTCTAGAAAAAGCCCGGAATTGGATATATTCTAAAGCTGGTGGCACAGAGCGTTACGGACTCATCGCCAGTTCTGGTGCTAAGCGATTGCGTCAATTTGGCATTTGCGTACAAAGCACTATCCAAGCAAAAAATTGGTTCTTGAACAATAAGGAAGATGTGCGTTCTTCCTATTTCTTAGAAGATACGGCTACAGAATTTGATATACAAGGTCTAGAAATAGATTGGAGCCTTGTGGCATGGGATGCGGACTACCGTATGGAAAACGGGTCTTTTAAACCCTACAATTTTAGTGGCTCCAAATGGAAAATGGTGCGTAATCAAGATGCCCAGCTCTACCTGAAGAATACATACCGAGTTCTATTAACACGTGCACGTCAGGGTTTTGTGATTTTTATACCTGAAGGCAGTGACACAGATTTCACTCGGCAACATTCATTCTATGATGGTATTTATCAGTACCTAAAAGAAGTAGGAATTACTGAACTATCATGA
- a CDS encoding metallophosphoesterase family protein has protein sequence MSRIALISDIHANLPALEAVMKDIEQLQCDAVYCLGDIVGYNANPSECLEFIRSRQIPTVRGNHDEEAIGEDNPAGMNPVAYSALMWTRQQLSDEQKKWLRRAPFQRILPNEIVLVHATQDKPNSWAYVTNVDTATHSINMLRDNQFLCFNGHTHVPRTFIRHEGSIQEYESGDIQLLKTNKYLINVGSVGQPRDGDPRAAYGILDTNGMVYYQRRVEYDLEEAQRRILAAGLPDMLARRLGEGI, from the coding sequence ATGAGTAGAATAGCCCTGATCAGCGACATCCATGCCAACCTGCCCGCCCTGGAAGCGGTGATGAAGGATATAGAACAGCTGCAATGCGATGCCGTTTACTGTCTGGGCGACATCGTGGGCTACAATGCCAATCCTTCCGAATGCCTTGAATTCATCCGTTCCCGCCAGATTCCTACCGTCCGCGGCAACCACGACGAGGAAGCGATCGGGGAAGACAATCCGGCAGGCATGAATCCCGTGGCGTACAGTGCCCTGATGTGGACGCGCCAGCAGCTTTCCGACGAGCAGAAAAAATGGCTGCGCCGTGCCCCCTTCCAGCGCATTCTTCCCAATGAAATTGTGCTGGTTCACGCCACGCAGGACAAGCCCAACTCCTGGGCATACGTCACAAATGTGGACACGGCTACGCATAGCATCAACATGCTGCGGGATAACCAGTTCCTCTGCTTCAACGGCCACACCCACGTTCCGCGCACCTTCATCCGGCACGAAGGGAGCATCCAGGAATACGAATCCGGGGATATCCAGCTTCTCAAAACCAACAAGTACCTTATCAACGTGGGGTCCGTAGGACAGCCGCGCGACGGAGACCCCCGCGCCGCCTACGGCATTCTGGATACGAACGGCATGGTTTATTACCAGCGCCGCGTGGAATACGACCTAGAGGAAGCCCAGCGGCGCATTCTGGCTGCCGGACTGCCGGATATGCTGGCGCGCCGATTGGGGGAAGGAATATAA
- a CDS encoding ABC transporter permease: MKTYIIRRLLLMPLTLLGVTFLVFCITRFVPGGPIEQMMQQQSMSALSGQKAGSQRGDNNLSEADMERLEEQYSLQEPIVTAYLQWLGVLPKKISISREEFGVISGEEPADREDEYAGISDTHTKINLNETGEQVVVVRPDKDSKEVKDAFFSGTPSRKAATEGWTVEVESPMDRAERWARRMRQTGNEGAIQDKAKGYAWRAVMYKTSFDGLLQGTMGNSFKYNEPVWDMIKERIPVSLYFGILSAIITYSVCIPLGIVKAIRHKSLVDNISSVLIFLGYSVPGFALGAVLVVYLGARLEWFPLCGLTSADFADMGFWEQAADLLHHTVLPLICYVVSSFAITTMMMKNNLMDNLSSDYVRTAMAKGVSFKGAVIKHAFRNSFIPIASTLGSLISLIVAGSMLVEKVFDIQGFGMLSYQALMDKDYALIMGTLLLTSFLMVLGNLLSDIIVAAVDPRIKFE, from the coding sequence ATGAAGACCTATATCATCAGACGACTCCTTCTCATGCCCCTGACGCTCCTGGGGGTCACCTTTCTCGTCTTTTGCATAACCCGCTTTGTTCCGGGAGGTCCCATTGAACAAATGATGCAGCAGCAGAGCATGAGCGCCCTGTCCGGCCAGAAGGCGGGGTCCCAGCGCGGGGACAATAACCTGAGCGAGGCCGACATGGAGCGGCTGGAAGAGCAATACAGCCTTCAGGAACCCATCGTCACCGCCTATCTGCAATGGCTGGGCGTGCTGCCCAAGAAGATTTCCATTTCCCGCGAGGAATTCGGGGTTATTAGCGGTGAGGAGCCGGCAGACAGGGAGGACGAATATGCCGGCATTTCCGACACCCACACCAAAATCAATCTGAACGAGACGGGAGAACAGGTCGTCGTCGTGCGGCCGGACAAGGATTCCAAGGAAGTCAAGGACGCTTTCTTTTCCGGGACGCCTTCCCGGAAAGCGGCTACGGAAGGATGGACGGTGGAGGTGGAATCCCCAATGGACCGCGCCGAACGCTGGGCCAGGCGCATGCGGCAGACGGGAAATGAGGGGGCCATTCAGGACAAGGCGAAAGGCTATGCCTGGCGGGCCGTGATGTACAAGACAAGCTTTGACGGCCTGCTCCAGGGCACCATGGGCAATTCCTTCAAATACAATGAACCGGTCTGGGACATGATCAAGGAGCGCATTCCCGTGTCCCTGTACTTCGGCATCCTGAGCGCCATCATCACGTACTCCGTGTGCATTCCCCTGGGCATTGTGAAGGCCATACGGCACAAGAGCCTGGTAGACAACATTTCCTCCGTGCTGATCTTCCTGGGGTACTCCGTTCCCGGCTTTGCGCTGGGCGCCGTGCTCGTGGTGTACCTGGGGGCGCGCCTGGAATGGTTTCCGCTATGCGGCCTTACCTCCGCGGATTTCGCAGACATGGGATTCTGGGAACAGGCGGCCGACCTGCTGCACCACACCGTGCTGCCCCTGATCTGCTACGTGGTCAGCTCCTTCGCCATCACTACGATGATGATGAAGAACAACCTGATGGACAACCTTTCCTCCGACTACGTCCGGACGGCCATGGCCAAAGGCGTGAGCTTCAAGGGGGCCGTGATCAAGCACGCCTTTCGCAACTCCTTCATTCCCATCGCTTCCACGCTCGGCAGTCTGATCAGCCTGATTGTGGCCGGCTCCATGCTGGTGGAAAAGGTGTTCGATATCCAAGGCTTCGGCATGCTGAGCTACCAGGCCCTGATGGACAAGGACTACGCCCTGATCATGGGCACGCTGCTGCTCACCTCCTTCCTGATGGTGCTGGGCAACCTGCTTTCCGACATCATCGTGGCCGCCGTAGACCCGCGCATTAAATTTGAATAA
- a CDS encoding extracellular solute-binding protein, whose product MLKLSAILRTILASVSVSLLLTAGAGCKDSSQSQGVGWQPNVPFGTLPPGFDTFPERWNRQINDRLAREEAAKQKEIRELREKFFKEEDPKIREKLQSKLISDEAALSVIHRRQSEGDYIKFKTPADIPADLKWEDGLDNPEIGDPNAKKGGVLRQWAPGSYPDTFRPNGPNSNSGFRGPLYDEIIIGLVSIHPVTGKIIPGIARKWAESADRRTVYFELDPDARYSDGAKVKAVDLLVNMYIRTSEHSRDVFYNNFYYQNASNITIYDDSRFSVTLPSPKPLLPYYCTLFIPSPPHFYCEFGPSYVERYQWRVPPTTGAYVVKPDGIIRGRQVILQRIPDWWGKDKKFTKYMYNVDQIVYNFIGEPSKAIELFRIGELDVLNITKPELWHERMEIPEVHNGYINRSTFYTIYPRPPTGIFLNTSKPPFNDLNVRLGFQHALNIQNIIDITFRGDYQRLNSYDSGFGKFTNPYIKARSYSPEQARTFFAKAGYTIPCPDGILRKPDGTRLTAAITFPNSSPTLASTLGKLKEDARKCGLEIQLDPLDSTVAFRKIMEKRAQASFMAWGFTPPHPMNEQGFHSRYAYDERGSLITYTNNITAYADKEMDKLLDDETNAATEDELQKATWKVQQKIHDEALWVPCWTTEFIRLGYWRWVKWPNSATTQFCHPVVFDPMESYLYWVDNDVKKETLEAKREGRTFEEVDAVYDQYRFLDSIDSLDNKDGADKLPSVPAIPENGVTQEEPPTTEK is encoded by the coding sequence ATGCTCAAGCTTTCCGCCATTCTCCGCACGATCCTTGCCTCCGTCTCCGTGTCCCTTCTGCTGACAGCGGGCGCCGGCTGCAAGGATTCCTCCCAATCCCAGGGGGTGGGCTGGCAGCCGAACGTTCCTTTCGGAACCCTGCCGCCGGGTTTCGACACCTTCCCGGAACGGTGGAACAGGCAGATCAACGACAGGCTGGCCAGGGAAGAAGCGGCCAAGCAAAAGGAAATCCGGGAACTCCGGGAAAAATTCTTCAAGGAGGAAGACCCCAAAATCCGTGAAAAACTGCAGAGCAAACTCATCTCCGACGAAGCCGCGCTGTCCGTCATTCACCGGAGACAGAGCGAAGGGGACTATATTAAATTCAAGACTCCGGCGGACATCCCCGCAGACCTCAAATGGGAAGACGGGCTGGACAATCCGGAAATAGGCGACCCGAACGCCAAAAAAGGCGGCGTTCTGCGCCAGTGGGCTCCCGGCTCCTACCCGGATACATTCCGTCCCAATGGCCCGAACAGCAACAGCGGATTCCGCGGCCCCCTGTATGATGAAATCATCATCGGCCTCGTCTCCATCCACCCGGTCACCGGAAAAATCATTCCCGGCATCGCCAGAAAATGGGCGGAATCCGCGGACAGGCGCACCGTCTATTTCGAACTGGACCCGGACGCCCGCTACTCGGACGGAGCCAAGGTCAAGGCGGTGGACCTGCTGGTAAACATGTACATCCGTACCTCGGAACACAGCCGTGACGTTTTTTACAACAACTTCTACTACCAGAACGCCTCCAACATCACCATTTACGACGATAGCCGCTTCTCCGTCACTCTTCCCTCCCCCAAGCCCCTGCTGCCCTACTACTGCACCCTGTTCATCCCGTCCCCGCCGCATTTCTACTGCGAGTTCGGCCCCAGCTATGTGGAACGCTACCAGTGGCGCGTGCCTCCCACCACCGGGGCATACGTGGTGAAGCCTGACGGCATCATCCGCGGGCGGCAGGTCATCCTCCAGCGCATTCCGGACTGGTGGGGCAAGGACAAGAAGTTCACGAAGTACATGTATAACGTGGACCAGATCGTGTACAACTTCATCGGGGAACCGTCCAAGGCCATTGAACTCTTCCGCATCGGGGAGCTGGACGTGCTGAACATCACAAAGCCGGAACTGTGGCACGAACGCATGGAAATCCCGGAAGTCCACAACGGCTACATCAACCGCAGCACATTTTACACCATCTATCCTCGGCCGCCCACGGGCATCTTCCTGAACACATCCAAGCCGCCGTTCAACGATCTCAACGTTCGCCTGGGCTTCCAGCACGCGCTGAATATCCAGAACATCATTGATATCACATTCCGGGGAGATTACCAGCGCCTCAATTCCTACGATTCAGGCTTCGGTAAATTCACCAATCCCTACATCAAGGCGCGGTCCTACTCTCCGGAACAGGCGCGCACCTTCTTCGCCAAGGCAGGCTACACCATTCCGTGTCCGGACGGCATTCTCCGCAAGCCGGACGGCACCCGTCTGACCGCCGCCATCACGTTCCCCAACTCTTCTCCAACCCTGGCCTCCACACTGGGCAAGCTGAAAGAAGACGCCCGCAAGTGCGGCCTGGAAATCCAGCTTGACCCGCTGGACTCCACCGTAGCTTTCCGCAAGATCATGGAAAAGCGCGCCCAGGCCTCCTTCATGGCCTGGGGATTCACTCCGCCCCACCCCATGAACGAGCAGGGCTTCCATTCCCGCTACGCCTACGACGAACGCGGCAGCCTCATCACGTACACCAACAACATCACCGCCTATGCGGACAAGGAGATGGACAAGCTGCTGGACGACGAAACGAACGCCGCTACGGAAGACGAACTGCAGAAAGCCACCTGGAAAGTGCAGCAGAAAATTCATGACGAAGCCCTGTGGGTGCCCTGCTGGACCACGGAATTCATCCGCCTGGGCTATTGGCGATGGGTCAAATGGCCCAACAGCGCCACCACGCAATTCTGCCATCCGGTCGTCTTCGACCCCATGGAAAGCTACCTGTACTGGGTGGACAACGACGTGAAGAAAGAAACGCTGGAAGCCAAGCGGGAGGGCAGAACCTTCGAGGAAGTGGACGCCGTATACGACCAGTACCGCTTCCTTGACTCCATCGACAGCCTGGACAACAAGGACGGCGCGGACAAGCTGCCTTCCGTCCCCGCCATCCCGGAAAACGGCGTCACTCAGGAAGAACCCCCTACCACGGAAAAATAA